The region CTTCGATAAGCTCCTTATAGCTTCTAGCTTTATTCACAAGATATATAGCTATAGACTGTCTGGTGATCCCGCTGTCATCATTCATATAACCAGCATTTCCAACCCATCTAAACGATATAGGAGCTCCTCTAGTGCTCATTATAGGGCCATTAGCTGTTATGTTAACTTTCAGCGTATAGATTCCATAACCTTTAACCTTTATAGGTTCTTCAACGATCTTCAGAGGTCTCCACTCTCCCTTGTAATAGTAAGAGTCATTAGATATCTTCTCTAGATAGAAATCCATAACTCCTATCTGAGTGTTTGTGAGACCCCAGGCTATGTACTCGTTGAATCCTATTATTATGAAGGGGATGCCTGGAAGAGTTACACCTCTTACATTCATATCAGGAGTCTTTATATGAGCTTCATACCATACAGCTGGTATATTGAGAGAGAGATGTGGATCATCAGCAAGCATAGCTCCACCTACAGCAGATCTAGATGGTCCTACAACCCAATTATTACTCCCTATGCTAGCAGGTTTTTCACCGCTGAGATCTAATATAGATTCTATTGCGTCTAAGATCTGTTTTGTAAGATTCTGATCACTGAGATCTATTCCTGTAGCCCACTGTGAAAACCAATTAAGACTTCTGAGATACTCAGGATCCTTATTTATTCTCATAGCATCAATACTGCCATTACCAGGAATCACTGTCACGTTATCAGCATAGTAGGGATGAGTAGGAAATAAGATATTAGTATCTTCAGGCCCTAGTTTTATCGCTAGATATGTGAGTTTTAAAGGTTCAAAGAAGTTTGTAAGCTCCCAAGCCATGTATAAAGACCATGCAATACTATCTTCAGGTTTCCACGGTTCAGGCTCGTATCCTAATAGCTTAAACATTATAGGCAGTTCTCTGCTACTTTTCATATCATATATAGCTTTATTAACTCCTTCTGCATATGCTTTTAGTATCGAGTAGACCTCTGGATATGAGCTCTCAAGGTATTTCGTAGTATTTACAGCGGATCTATAGAGTCCTATTATTCTCATAAATATATCTTGTTTTAAAGTTGAGATACCCAGTATCTCTGAGAGCCTTCCTTCTGCAAGTCTTCTTTGAATATCCATCTGCCATAATCTGTGGTATGCGTGAACATATCCAAGAGCATAAGCAGCATCTCGATCGCTTGATGCAAATATATGTGGAATCATATATTTGTCAAATAAGATCACTGTCTCACCGTCAAGACCTTTAATGCTGATCTTTACTTCGCCTCTAAAATCTCCTCTTCCAATCTCTGTCCACACACCAGAGTAAGGATTCATAAGAGAAGCCACAGATCCTAAGGACATTGTTATCAGTATTATAAGTATGAGAGATATTACTGTAGCAAGTGTTTCTTTAAAGATGCTCAAAACACCGTCGCCAATCTATGTATAAACAAATAATAAAATATAAAACATTATATGATGTTTTTATGATGACTTTTTAATCTTACCTCTCACTAGAGCTCTGTATAGCAGATTCTCATTCGATATAATGTTTCTGTATTTTCTCTAGAAGTACATGCAGAAGATAATATCATGCTTTCAGCTGGGTTTTAATACTATGTTTTTCATGATCCCTTCTCTACTTTCATAGAAAATCTTTATCGATTCGATCAATTCTGGAGGGTGGAACTCTATTTCTATGACCTCTCCAGGTCCTATCTCTCTTCCGAGATGTATGACTTCTTTATCTAGCTTTCTTCCATACCTCTGACTTGCATATTCCTCAGAAGAGGATTTAGTTGATGAGATCGTGTAGTAGTACAAGATCTCGGCAGATATCAATTTTATCTTTTCGTTGCTCATATTCTTTATAGAGAAGCCTCTCCTAGTTTTAGAGACTTTAAATATCTCCTGAGACATTTCACTCTCCTAATAGAAATTGTTCAATCATGTTAATATCAGTATTTTCATTATGGGTCTTCGGAGGCTCAGAGATTCTCATAGGTTTTCTTCATTAGAATAGCATCATCCTCTATATTAGGTGATTCTGATATAACTACTCCATAAACCTTGAAATCTTTAAGAGCCTTGAGAATATCTCTGTAATTTAGATCAGATTCTTCTAAATTAAGATGTTTAATCTCCCCACGCCTACCATACTCGATTCCTGACATATGAATATGCATCCTCTCTAAAGCTTCTCTACCTAATCTTCTTTCAATGAGCTCGAGAACCGATGAAATCTCCTCGTAAGTATTATACCTACCGATACTTCTAGCATGTAGATGAGCGAAATCTATTGCAGGCTGAATACCTTCTATCTCTTCTGATAAAGATATGATCTCCTCAAGATCTCCAAATTCGGCAAGTCCTCCCATAGTCTCTGGTCTGAGCCATATCTCGATCCCCTCATCTCTAACAGCTCTCGAGATCTCTTTAACAGTATTCTTGATTCTTTGATAAGCCTTGCCAGGAGTGTCTCCCCCATAGTATCCTGCGTGAAATACCACGGAGAAAGCTCCAGCGGCGAAGCCTACTCTAGCGGATTGTATGATCCTCTCAGCACTCTCTCTAACCTTGGAGCTATCACTGCTATTAAGATTAATATAGTAAGGTGCGTGAACTGTTAGAACTACATTGTTCTCCTCAGCAATCTTCTTAACCTCAAGAGCTGTCTCCATACTCATCTTAACACCTCTAACAAACTCTAGCTCCATAGCATCGAGCCCCAGCTCTCTCACTCTGACGATACCAGCTTGAGAAGTTTTCTTAGATGTGGAGAGGGGGATCCCAGCTGTTCCGAAGAGAAGTCTTGTGAAACGTCTCATGGAGCTAGACCTCGCTAAGATACATAGGCTCTAACTAGAAGAAAAACTTTATCGGGTTCAAACTCACTCGATCCTGGGAATGCCTTTATATACTCTTGAGATATATCTACGATATTAGCTATCTTTCCATTAGATATTCTAATCAGGAGAAATGTAGGGCTTGAGAGCACATTAAACGCTGTAAATGTATTTCTAGCTATAGGATCTGTGCAGTCACTTGTAAACCAGTTGCATGCTACGAGGATTATCTCGATCTTCCCCTTAAGATCGTTAGCACCCCCAGATCTTAAGAATGGCTGGAGTTTTGATTCAAAGTACTGACAGTGCGGACATAGATTATTATGGAAGTAGTAGAGATAATACCCATCAGATTCAGGAAGATAATAAGACCTGCCTCCACTACTATTAACTCTGTAGAAAAGACTCTTATCCCAATCCCATACATAAACTCCATTAGGGATCATATTAGGAGGAGTTCCAGGAGATAGATATCCTTCTCCAACGTTTTCTACAGCTCCCGACTGAGAGAGTTTAAAGTACGCTATAACACCTGAAACCACTACCACTATGATCAGGAGCGGTATAAGAATCCTATTGAACCTCTTTCTCAAGCAAACCCTACCAGATTAGAATAACTCAAGAGTTAAAATATTAAGAAGATTCATTTACACATAATATCATAGGTAGGTAGCTACTGTCAAGATTTATAGCATATATGCTGGGATTATCAGATATATTATTAGATGATGAAGCCGACATAGTATGAGAGATGATTACGGGTTGATGAGCTGAAGTTAATATCCCGCTCCTCATTATAAGTATTCGGATAATAATGCCATGAGTGAAGAAGTAGAAGAAAAGAGAGCTCCTCTAATGGAGCACTTCCAAGAACTTGGTGTGAGGATTAAAAGGATAATAGTATTCTATGTGATTGTTTCGGCGATCCTCTTCACACCTTTAAATATATTCACTATCCACTCAGATTTTAATCTGGGTTCTAATGTTTCCTTCGATGATTTTCTGAGATTTCTAGTTAACACTATTAATACCTTCAGCGGTGTAGGTTACGATTCTCTTACAACTAGATTCATTAAATTCAGCAGAGAATATCTTCTCCCTCCAGAAGCTATACTTATCGCAGGAGGTTCTACAACACCTCTCTTCGTTATAATAAGAGTAGCTATGATACTAGCTCTTCTAATATCAGCACCCTATATAGCATATGAGATTCTAGCTTTCATATGGCCTGCACTATATAAGCATGAGAAGAAGGTTTTCAAGAAATATGCGATCCTCACAGCATTATACCTAGCGGGAGGAGTTCTAGCTGGATACTTTATAGTGGCTAAGGTGGTAATCCGTGTAGGACTTATATGGGCTGAATCTGTTGGAGCTCAGTTTTACATAACTCTATCGAGTTTCATTGATGAGATCTTCAACTCAATACTAGGATCTCTGATAATATTTCTCATACCTCTTGCAATGATAATAGCTGTAGAACTAGGATTCATAACCCCCGGACAAGGTTTCATGAGAGATAGGAAGATACTTTACGTTATAATATGGATAGTTCTTGTATTTTTCCTACCAGATGTGACAGCTATAGTGCTTTTTCTATTATTCATACTCGTGTACGAGCCTTCATATATCTATATGAAACATATTGCCAGGAGAAGATCTAGGTCTTCAATCTAGATTTCATATCAGATCAGATCTTATCACACTTCCGTATTCAACATCTCTACCGACAACAACCCCAGGATATATTATAGAGTACGCCCCCACCTTAACTCCGGGTAGTATCGATACATTTATACCTGTCTTCACATATCCTCCAACAAATGCTCCTAGTTTAACCCTACCACTACTAACTCTAGAACCCTTCAAGGAGACTTTAACAGGTTGCTCGTCGAATCTCAGATTAGCGATAAGAGTTCCTGCTCCTAGATTCGTGTTCTCACAGATTACAGAATCACCTACGTAGTTAAGATGAGGTAATTTAGCTCCTTCAAAAATAACGCTTTCCTTAACCTCTGTAGAGAAGCCTACACGAGCTCTTCTACCTACATAGGTGTAGGGTCTTATATAGGAGTTAGGACCTATAACAGCTTCATCATCTATATAGACAGGTCCTTCGATATATGTTGAACCTTTTACAACCACTCCCTCACCAATATAGACAGGTCCTTCGATAACAGCTCTAGGATCTACCCTCCCCTTGATAGTTCTCTCATTCATTCTCGAGAGAAGTTTTTTATGGATCTCTAGAATATCCCAAGGTCTTCCTATCTCACTCCACTCATCTTGAGAAGATCTTATCAGCTTAATCTCAACATCACTCCTCCTAGCAATCTCTATAAGATCTGTAAGCTCTATCTCACCTCTTTCAGAGAACTCCAGCTTATTAACAAGTTCTAGAGTCTTAGATCTGAACTTGTAGATCCCAGCGTTAATCATATTCGAAGGAGCTTCACGCGGATGAGGTTTTTCAATGATTCTGACAACCCTGTCTCCATCAAGAAGTAGAACACCATACTCCCAGGGATTAGGTACTGAGACTCCTACAAGACTTTCCGCAGGTGCTGAAAGTATCCTATCTACAAGGCTTTTCTCGATAAAAAGATCCCCGTATAAAACTATAACCTCTTCAGATCTTATATGAGGGAGAGCTACCTGAACCGCATGACCTGTTCCCAGCTCCTTCCCCTGTCTTATAACCTCGATCTCAACACCCTTCTCACTAGCATAGGATTCGATAAATCTCTTCACATCTTCATACCTATACTCGGCTACAACAAGAAATCTAGATACCCTGCTAAGAAAACTGTCTAGAGTTAGCTGAAGGAGAGGTCTTCCGAGAATAGGGATCAAAGGCTTCGGTCTTGTATCAGTCACAGGCCTAAGCCTCTCTCCTCTACCTCCTGCAAGGATTAACAACTCCATTACAGAGCCCTGAGTTTAATAGGCTTCAAAAGTATTATATAACAGACTAGAACATGCCATGCAAAACAGCATTTCTAGTTTCAGAAGATTTTCTCAAATACGATTTCGGACCATGGCATCCCTTCAAACCCTACAGATGGAAGCTCGCGCTGGAAATACTCGAGAGAAAGAAAGTATTCGAGAAAGGCTTCGCAGATATTGTGACCGCTAGGAGAGCTAGCATAGAAGAGCTACTCATGGTTCATGATAGAAGCTATATAGAGTTCGTGGCGAAAGCTACGGAAAGAGGTGAGGGATTCCTAGATTATGGAGATACACCGGCTAGGAAGGGAGTCTTCGAAGGAGCTCTAGCCAGGGTTGGAGCATCTGTACAAGGAGTGGATCTAGTACTCTCAGGATTTTATAATCATGCGTTCAACCCCTGCGGAGGACTTCATCATGCGAGAACTTCTGCGGCAGCAGGATTCTGTGTGTTCAATGATCTGGCAGTAGCCGTTAGACATGCTCAGAGAAGATATGGTCTCAAAAGAATTGCTGTGATAGATGTTGACGGGCATCATGGTGATGGTACACAGGATATATTCTATAAAGAATCTAGTGTTCTTAAGATCTCTCTTCATAGGTACGGTATATATCCTGGAAGTGGTTGGTATACTGAGATAGGCTATGGAGAAGGTGAGGGTTACACGATCAATATTCCGCTACCAGAGAATACTGATGACTCCTCATATCTATATGCTTTCAGAGAAATAGTGGTTCCGGTAGTTCTAGAATACAAGCCTGAGTTGATAATCCTTCAGTATGGTGCAGACTCACATTATGAAGATCCTCTAGTAGGTCTAGGGCTTACCACCTACGGTTATGAAGAGATCATGAGAATAATTCATAGGATCTCTCATGAAACCAGTGGAGGAAGGATCCTCGTCACAGGTGGTGGTGGTTATGTGCCTGAGAATGTTGCTAGGATATGGAGTATAGGTTTTATAAGACTTGCAGATCTAGATCTAGATATCTCAGATCTTCATGACAGGATAGAGAGGAGTATCGATAGAGAGCCCAGTTATTACGTTAGAGATCTTGTGGAGAGGATCAAGAATCTACTGAGAAGATACTATAGATCCCTATAGAGAGACTTCTCTCCTCAGAAGATCTTCAGGCTTCTCAGATTTATATTTTCTTCTATGGAGAGGTAGGAATATGAATCTTGATCTGTAGGGTGAGTAGTTTTTCTTAAGACCTCCTACTATGTTTATCTTATACCCGCAGAACCTGCATCTGTTATCCTCATCTAGATTCCACTCCAGTATCTCGAAACCATATCTTGCTATAACAATTCTACCACAGCTAGGACAGTATGTATGCTCGTAAGGATGCCCAGGTACATTTCCTATGTAAGCGTATTTAAGACCTTCCTCTCTAGCTATTCTAACATGTTTCTCCAAAGTCTCAACAGGTGTTGGAGGGTATTCAAGCATCTTGTAATCAGGATGGAATCTGAGGAAGTGAACAGGTGTTTCAGGACCTAGATTATCTATGATCCATTTCACAAGCTTTCTAGCCATCTCTAGATCGTCTCCGACCTTCGGGATCACAAGATCTGTTATCTCTATAAAGATCTTCTTATCCTTAAGCTCTTTCAAAGCATTGAAAACAGGCTCATAACTCATTATCTGGATATATCTCCTCGCAAATCTACTATCTCCATTACCCTTAAAATCAACTGTTATAGCATCAAGAAATCTTGATAGATAATCTACAGCTTCATCGGTTAGATACCCGTTGGATACGAAAGTATTGAAAAGCCCTTTCTTATGAGCTAGAACACCTACATCATGAGCATATTCTATAAATATAGTAGGCTCGTTATACGTATATGTGATCCCATCAGATCCTGTTTCAAGAGCTGTTTTCA is a window of Sulfolobales archaeon DNA encoding:
- the amrS gene encoding AmmeMemoRadiSam system radical SAM enzyme — its product is MRKAVLYEKLDNNRVMCTACARRCRLLPGQVGFCGVRGNRDGDLYLLAYGILIAMNVDPIEKKPLMHFHPGSQVLSIATTGCNWACAYCQNYDISQRRIVEGFQIEPEEVVKTALETGSDGITYTYNEPTIFIEYAHDVGVLAHKKGLFNTFVSNGYLTDEAVDYLSRFLDAITVDFKGNGDSRFARRYIQIMSYEPVFNALKELKDKKIFIEITDLVIPKVGDDLEMARKLVKWIIDNLGPETPVHFLRFHPDYKMLEYPPTPVETLEKHVRIAREEGLKYAYIGNVPGHPYEHTYCPSCGRIVIARYGFEILEWNLDEDNRCRFCGYKINIVGGLKKNYSPYRSRFIFLPLHRRKYKSEKPEDLLRREVSL
- a CDS encoding twin-arginine translocase subunit TatC yields the protein MSEEVEEKRAPLMEHFQELGVRIKRIIVFYVIVSAILFTPLNIFTIHSDFNLGSNVSFDDFLRFLVNTINTFSGVGYDSLTTRFIKFSREYLLPPEAILIAGGSTTPLFVIIRVAMILALLISAPYIAYEILAFIWPALYKHEKKVFKKYAILTALYLAGGVLAGYFIVAKVVIRVGLIWAESVGAQFYITLSSFIDEIFNSILGSLIIFLIPLAMIIAVELGFITPGQGFMRDRKILYVIIWIVLVFFLPDVTAIVLFLLFILVYEPSYIYMKHIARRRSRSSI
- a CDS encoding acetoin utilization protein AcuC, whose protein sequence is MPCKTAFLVSEDFLKYDFGPWHPFKPYRWKLALEILERKKVFEKGFADIVTARRASIEELLMVHDRSYIEFVAKATERGEGFLDYGDTPARKGVFEGALARVGASVQGVDLVLSGFYNHAFNPCGGLHHARTSAAAGFCVFNDLAVAVRHAQRRYGLKRIAVIDVDGHHGDGTQDIFYKESSVLKISLHRYGIYPGSGWYTEIGYGEGEGYTINIPLPENTDDSSYLYAFREIVVPVVLEYKPELIILQYGADSHYEDPLVGLGLTTYGYEEIMRIIHRISHETSGGRILVTGGGGYVPENVARIWSIGFIRLADLDLDISDLHDRIERSIDREPSYYVRDLVERIKNLLRRYYRSL
- a CDS encoding penicillin acylase family protein, whose protein sequence is MSIFKETLATVISLILIILITMSLGSVASLMNPYSGVWTEIGRGDFRGEVKISIKGLDGETVILFDKYMIPHIFASSDRDAAYALGYVHAYHRLWQMDIQRRLAEGRLSEILGISTLKQDIFMRIIGLYRSAVNTTKYLESSYPEVYSILKAYAEGVNKAIYDMKSSRELPIMFKLLGYEPEPWKPEDSIAWSLYMAWELTNFFEPLKLTYLAIKLGPEDTNILFPTHPYYADNVTVIPGNGSIDAMRINKDPEYLRSLNWFSQWATGIDLSDQNLTKQILDAIESILDLSGEKPASIGSNNWVVGPSRSAVGGAMLADDPHLSLNIPAVWYEAHIKTPDMNVRGVTLPGIPFIIIGFNEYIAWGLTNTQIGVMDFYLEKISNDSYYYKGEWRPLKIVEEPIKVKGYGIYTLKVNITANGPIMSTRGAPISFRWVGNAGYMNDDSGITRQSIAIYLVNKARSYKELIEALRYWDVPSQNWAFIDRENNYGIIIPGLFPYRSIRLPDGDMVKVVGSRSILNGSGGYEWEGYIPYEQLPRIINPQRGWAAAPNQMSVGPYYPYFILGAWWDPGARAQRIFQLLSSKDRHSVEDMMRYQADIYLWYASSTTPLLIRTLEKFRDLDPIEIEALKILASWDYRMGKDLVAPTIWWAWFSALYDEVFSKIYLDRGINLRFYPSEDAMIWLIQNMPNSKWFGGNLSEVFRRAFSKALNSIKSVYGDDINSWTWGRIHMLYIAHLSGLKPLSIGPIPEDGASATLMNAGFSYDLRNLGGGTYVRTGPSWRIVAYVEKGSIKAYGIYPGGQSENPFSNYYENFFNTWYNYSYRELDLPTSPDTVEDRIALIIMIPG
- a CDS encoding sugar phosphate nucleotidyltransferase: MELLILAGGRGERLRPVTDTRPKPLIPILGRPLLQLTLDSFLSRVSRFLVVAEYRYEDVKRFIESYASEKGVEIEVIRQGKELGTGHAVQVALPHIRSEEVIVLYGDLFIEKSLVDRILSAPAESLVGVSVPNPWEYGVLLLDGDRVVRIIEKPHPREAPSNMINAGIYKFRSKTLELVNKLEFSERGEIELTDLIEIARRSDVEIKLIRSSQDEWSEIGRPWDILEIHKKLLSRMNERTIKGRVDPRAVIEGPVYIGEGVVVKGSTYIEGPVYIDDEAVIGPNSYIRPYTYVGRRARVGFSTEVKESVIFEGAKLPHLNYVGDSVICENTNLGAGTLIANLRFDEQPVKVSLKGSRVSSGRVKLGAFVGGYVKTGINVSILPGVKVGAYSIIYPGVVVGRDVEYGSVIRSDLI
- a CDS encoding TIM barrel protein — protein: MRRFTRLLFGTAGIPLSTSKKTSQAGIVRVRELGLDAMELEFVRGVKMSMETALEVKKIAEENNVVLTVHAPYYINLNSSDSSKVRESAERIIQSARVGFAAGAFSVVFHAGYYGGDTPGKAYQRIKNTVKEISRAVRDEGIEIWLRPETMGGLAEFGDLEEIISLSEEIEGIQPAIDFAHLHARSIGRYNTYEEISSVLELIERRLGREALERMHIHMSGIEYGRRGEIKHLNLEESDLNYRDILKALKDFKVYGVVISESPNIEDDAILMKKTYENL